In Leptospira stimsonii, one genomic interval encodes:
- a CDS encoding crossover junction endodeoxyribonuclease RuvC, whose product MRIIGIDPGSHRAGYAVLEKASSQIRILTYGTVEIPPRTPSPENLLLLKKGLNEVLEEFSPTIASVEEMFFAKNKKTASRVFESRGVLLITLAEKNIQILEPTVSQIKKGTTGSGTADKKQVRHALKLLLNIDLLKGHDDSWDAVAAAYVGLSMSSSPLLRILR is encoded by the coding sequence GTGAGAATCATAGGAATCGATCCCGGCTCGCATAGAGCCGGTTATGCGGTCTTGGAGAAAGCATCCTCTCAAATTCGGATTCTAACCTATGGAACCGTTGAAATTCCTCCAAGAACTCCGAGTCCGGAGAATCTTCTTCTCTTAAAAAAAGGGCTCAACGAAGTGTTGGAAGAATTTAGTCCGACGATCGCTTCCGTCGAAGAAATGTTCTTCGCTAAGAATAAAAAGACGGCTTCCCGTGTTTTCGAGTCGAGAGGCGTTCTTCTAATCACATTAGCAGAAAAGAATATTCAAATTTTAGAACCTACCGTTTCTCAGATCAAAAAAGGGACGACCGGAAGCGGAACCGCGGATAAAAAACAAGTTCGCCATGCGCTCAAACTTCTTTTGAACATCGATCTTTTGAAAGGCCACGATGATTCCTGGGACGCGGTCGCCGCCGCATATGTGGGACTTTCCATGAGTTCGAGTCCGTTGTTGAGAATTTTGAGATAG